One Spinacia oleracea cultivar Varoflay chromosome 4, BTI_SOV_V1, whole genome shotgun sequence DNA segment encodes these proteins:
- the LOC110781835 gene encoding putative F-box/LRR-repeat protein At4g15060, with protein sequence MEKKVHLETNLDRLSDLPEPIRKHILSFLSTRNAVRSSVLSSNWRGLWTELPNLELSRSAVSSRLREEKLPDDGVKRAAIIREREAFYGFLDRALESVLELKKLDLYVPGYDVELKSRLDGWLDCAVGRCVKELVLDIGSWKVPGYSLPKTVLGGNSITKMNLQRCELSSSSLMDARLPSLRELNLDYVYLDDEVIETLAGNIPNLEALDFRSCHGFTRLEVSGLDKLIKVNIETVFDEPIESIEIKAPNLLEFTYMNECDMDSETCAIEVLACPNMRRMRLYGAQLDDYDFKLLLENLPALEKLELCHCNRIQHVSISSQHLVHLEFFHCMDLGKVDINTPNLKSFHYRDDELMFFKSKGSALKLTEASIYIKPNIRGDKWYVGLVKFLANLCHCETLTLHVGSEEELLIPETVRLKSRPPLHGVKKLVVELRVSLLKHTQLKLVQALLWLAPCLESLSIHNAYIPVAKFFEFTYEKPLKGQKKCGCWNSLAINCWQHALTEVSLENRRGDEDDTKLAAFFSEARFDGKMVCFVKNACPTSKRWSFWP encoded by the exons ATGGAGAAGAAGGTTCATTTGGAGACTAATTTAGATAGATTATCTGATTTACCAGAACCAATTAGAAAACATATACTGTCATTTTTGTCAACTAGAAATGCTGTTAGATCTAGCGTTTTGTCGAGCAATTGGCGGGGGTTGTGGACCGAACTTCCCAATTTGGAATTGAGTCGATCTGCGGTGAGCAGCCGACTGAGGGAAGAAAAATTGCCTGATGACGGTGTGAAGAGAGCGGCAATTATTAGGGAAAGGGAGGCGTTTTATGGATTTCTTGATCGAGCCCTTGAGTCAGTTTTGGAGTTGAAGAAGCTTGATCTCTATGTTCCTGGGTACGATGTGGAATTGAAGTCTCGGTTAGATGGTTGGCTTGATTGTGCCGTTGGGCGTTGTGTCAAAGAACTTGTATTGGACATTGGTTCTTGGAAAGTTCCTGGATATAGTTTGCCAAAGACTGTACTTGGTGGTAATTCAATTACAAAAATGAACTTGCAAAGATGTGAGTTGAGTTCGTCTTCTTTAATGGATGCTCGGTTACCTTCCTTACGGGAGCTAAATCTTGATTATGTCTATTTGGATGATGAAGTTATAGAAACTCTAGCTGGTAATATCCCTAATCTTGAGGCTTTAGATTTCAGAAGTTGCCACGGGTTTACAAGACTTGAAGTGTCTGGTCTCGATAAACTTATCAAGGTTAATATTGAGACGGTCTTTGATGAACCAATTGAATCAATTGAGATTAAGGCCCCCAATCTGTTGGAGTTTACTTATATGAATGAATGTGATATGGATTCTGAAACATGTGCAATTGAGGTGTTGGCTTGTCCAAATATGAGGCGTATGAGATTGTATGGGGCTCAATTGGATGACTATGATTTTAAACTTCTCCTTGAAAATCTTCCTGCTCTTGAAAAATTGGAACTATGTCACTGCAATCGCATACAACATGTCAGTATTTCAAGTCAACACCTTGTACATTTGGAGTTTTTCCACTGTATGGATTTGGGAAAGGTTGACATTAATACTCCTAATTTAAAGTCCTTTCATTATCGGGATGATGAGCTTATGTTCTTTAAATCCAAGGGTTCGGCTCTCAAGTTAACCGAAGCAAGCATTTACATAAAACCGAATATCAGAGGTGACAAGTGGTATGTTGGATTAGTAAAGTTCCTTGCAAATCTTTGTCACTGTGAAACTTTAACACTTCATGTTGGTTCTGAAGAG GAACTTCTAATCCCGGAAACAGTGAGGCTGAAATCTCGCCCTCCCCTACACGGAGTCAAAAAATTGGTGGTGGAGCTTCGTGTGTCATTACTAAAGCATACTCAACTCAAACTTGTTCAGGCTCTTCTTTGGCTTGCACCTTGTCTAGAGTCTCTATCTATTCATAACGCATATATTCCTGTCGCCAAGTTTTTCGAG TTTACGTACGAGAAGCCGTTGAAAGGGCAGAAGAAATGTGGTTGCTGGAATTCGCTGGCTATCAATTGTTGGCAGCATGCACTTACTGAAGTATCCCTTGAGAATCGGAGAGGAGATGAAGACGATACAAAACTAGCAGCTTTCTTTTCGGAGGCAAGGTTTGATGGGAAAATGGTATGTTTTGTCAAGAATGCGTGCCCTACAAGTAAACGATGGTCATTTTGGCCTTAA
- the LOC110781833 gene encoding glycosyltransferase BC10 has protein sequence MQARIMNGENGKDSVSCTRTGPNKSWSFKILYIILIFLVLGLGVCILSMNMIRYLGLRNMVLRESSRLEPCHDASNTLECWIKPPSNLMHNMNDTELFWRATFAPRIQEYPYKRVPKLAFMFLTRGPLPLSPLWERFFQGNQGLYSIYVHALPTYRANYSTSSVFYGRQIPSQVTEWGKMSMCDAERRLLANAMLDLSNEYFVLLSEACIPTRNFTIVYRYISKSHYNFLGSYDDRGPYGRGRYDRRMEPEVTLEQWRKGSQWFEVNRELAVRIVEDKVYYPKFKEFCKPACYVDEHYFPTMLTILVPHLLANRSLTYTDWSRGGPHPATYGKKDVSKDFFDKILGRRMCFYNHRLVFLCQLFARKFAPSALEPLLSLSSEVFGY, from the exons ATGCAGGCAAGGATAATGAATGGCGAGAATGGGAAGGACAGTGTGAGCTGTACAAGAACAGGGCCGAACAAATCTTGGTCGTTTAAGATCCTTTATATTATCTTGATATTCTTGGTTCTTGGCCTTGGAGTGTGCATATTAAGTATGAATATGATCAGGTATCTTGGGCTGCGAAATATGGTGTTAAGAGAATCATCTAGGTTAGAACCTTGCCATGATGCCTCAAATACTCTGGAATGCTGGATAAAACCACCTTCTAACCTTATGCATAACATGAATGATACTGAGCTATTTTGGAGAGCCACATTTGCTCCTCGAATACAAGAGTATCCTTACAAGAGGGTTCCTAAGCTGGCATTCATGTTTCTGACAAGGGGACCTTTGCCTCTTTCACCTCTTTGGGAAAGGTTTTTTCAAGGCAATCAAGGACTTTACTCCATCTATGTTCATGCACTGCCAACCTATCGAGCTAATTATTCCACTTCTTCTGTTTTTTACGGCAGACAGATTCCTAGCCAG GTAACGGAATGGGGGAAGATGAGCATGTGTGATGCTGAGAGAAGACTTTTGGCAAATGCGATGCTTGATTTGTCCAATGAATACTTTGTTCTTCTTTCAGAGGCCTGCATTCCTACCCGTAACTTCACTATTGTATACCGCTACATTTCAAAGTCTCACTACAACTTCCTAGGCTCCTATGATGATCGGGGACCCTATGGAAGGGGAAGGTATGACAGACGCATGGAACCGGAGGTCACCCTTGAGCAATGGAGAAAAGGTTCCCAATGGTTTGAGGTTAACCGTGAACTTGCTGTCCGGATTGTAGAGGACAAAGTTTACTACCCAAAGTTCAAGGAATTCTGCAAGCCTGCTTGTTATGTGGATGAGCACTACTTCCCCACAATGCTTACCATCCTAGTTCCTCATTTGCTAGCTAACCGGAGTCTTACGTATACAGATTGGTCGAGGGGTGGGCCCCACCCGGCTACATATGGCAAGAAAGATGTTTCAAAGGACTTCTTTGACAAGATTTTAGGAAGGCGGATGTGCTTCTACAATCATCGCCTAGTCTTTCTATGCCAACTATTTGCACGAAAGTTTGCACCCAGTGCTTTAGAACCCCTCTTGAGTTTGTCATCTGAAGTTTTTGGATAttaa
- the LOC110781832 gene encoding IAA-amino acid hydrolase ILR1-like 4, with product MGFSKWVFSFLIFQCIVVNFLQSESTFTSNEVEEIPKYFLNQTQKAEVFYWMVGIRRKLHENPELGFEEFETSRVIREELDKLGVKYKYPLAVTGVLGFIGTGEPPFVALRADMDALPIEEMVEWEHKSKVPGKMHACGHDAHVAMLLGAARILQEHRHKLQGTVVLLFQPGEEGYGGAKRMIEAGALENVEAIFALHVNSGLPVGQVSSRPGPLLAGSGFFEAVINGKGGHAAIPHHSVDPILAASNVIVSLQHIVSREADPLDSQVVTVGKFQGGGAFNVIPDSVTIGGTFRALLKESLSRLKQRIGEVITSQAAVQRCTATVDFFDGENFYPPTINDENLHELFSKVATDMLGSRNVKEAKPLTGSEDFAFYQEVIPGYLFFVGLKNETRGNTGSEHNPKFMVNEDVLPYGASLHASLAVRYLIEMGVKNLEQDRTHHDEL from the exons ATGGGGTTTTCTAAATGGGTATTTAGTTTCTTGATTTTTCAATGTATTGTTGTGAATTTCTTACAATCTGAGTCAACTTTTACCTCAAATGAGGTTGAAGAAATCCCAAAATACTTCTTAAATCAAACCCAAAAGGCAGAGGTTTTTTATTGGATGGTGGGAATTAGGAGGAAGTTGCATGAAAATCCTGAACTGGGGTTTGAGGAATTTGAGACAAGTAGGGTAATTAGAGAGGAATTGGATAAATTGGGTGTAAAATACAAGTACCCACTTGCTGTTACTGGTGTTCTTGGGTTTATTGGAACTGGGGAACCTCCATTTGTGGCTTTGAGGGCTGATATGGATGCTCTTCCTATTGAG GAAATGGTTGAGTGGGAACACAAGAGTAAAGTACCTGGAAAAATGCATGCATGTGGGCATGATGCTCATGTTGCCATGTTGCTTGGTGCAGCAAGGATCCTCCAAGAGCATAGACACAAGTTACAG GGAACGGTTGTTCTGCTTTTCCAACCAGGGGAGGAAGGATATGGAGGCGCCAAAAGAATGATTGAGGCTGGAGCACTTGAGAATGTGGAAGCCATATTTGCTTTGCATGTTAATTCTGGCTTACCCGTTGGTCAAGTTTCTTCCAGGCCTGGCCCACTCTTGGCTGGAAGTGGATTCTTTGAAGCTGTAATTAATGGAAAAGGTGGTCATGCTGCTATTCCTCATCACTCGGTAGACCCTATATTGGCAGCTTCAAATGTGATTGTTAGTTTACAACACATTGTTTCTCGTGAAGCTGATCCCCTCGATTCACAA GTCGTCACAGTAGGGAAGTTCCAAGGAGGTGGAGCCTTTAATGTAATACCAGATTCTGTCACTATTGGTGGTACATTCAGAGCCTTGTTAAAGGAAAGTCTTAGTCGTCTCAAACAGAGAATTGGAGAG GTTATCACAAGCCAAGCAGCTGTACAAAGGTGCACTGCAACTGTTGATTTCTTTGATGGTGAAAACTTTTACCCACCAACCATAAATGACGAAAACTTGCATGAGCTCTTCAGCAAAGTTGCTACAGATATGCTTGGGTCGCGTAATGTGAAAGAAGCCAAACCCCTGACTGGATCCGAGGattttgcattttatcaagAAGTGATCCCAGGGTACTTGTTCTTTGTTGGTCTGAAAAATGAAACGCGTGGTAATACAGGATCAGAGCATAACCCCAAGTTTATGGTTAATGAAGATGTTCttccttatggtgcatctcTTCATGCCTCACTGGCTGTTAGATACCTTATCGAAATGGGAGTTAAAAACCTAGAACAAGATAGAACACATCATGATGAATTGTAA
- the LOC110781834 gene encoding uncharacterized protein, with amino-acid sequence MAGAITIPTTHTLRLINPRSHSWLLNLRHISPPSFSLSTATSAASLSPAPSTAEEEDSDHHNSTPSDTPPKPSNKSAPFYPKRGQTLELVCDTLAFKGKGVCKVPETGFVLMCDRALPGERFLGRVTRKRGSYAEVAKLKTLSPHQDAVDAPCEYASYCGGCKTQSLSYEAQIKYKEQQVRELMIHVGKFSDEQPDCLSIMKPIVPCANQFHYRNKMEFSFSNRRWIPQELWEEEQGSGNEYALGLHAPGFFDKVLNVDKCLLQSEPGNAVLLAVQDCWRDESLGLSPYNVHSHAGFLKHLVIRTGRDVQTGKPEIMVNFVTSAYKPELLQTLVEKVSAITEVASIVNNINTSVGSTSIGEEEHVLYGKPIIAEVLRGLTFQISANSFFQTNTQQAEVLYELIEDAASLKGDGSEIVLDLFCGTGTIGLTLARRAKHVYGYEVVAQSIADAHQNADLNGICNATFVQGDLNKIDENFGKNFPRPDVVISDPNRPGMHMKLIKFLLKLKAPRIVYVSCNPATCARDLDYLCHGSVEQNIKGCYQLKSIQPVDMFPHTPHIECVCLLDLID; translated from the exons ATGGCAGGCGCCATAACCATACCCACAACTCACACCCTCCGACTCATAAACCCACGCTCACATTCATGGCTCCTCAATCTCCGCCACATCTCACCGCcgtcattttctctctccaccgCCACCTCCGCCGCATCTCTCTCTCCTGCCCCCTCCACTGCAGAAGAAGAAGATTCCGACCACCACAATTCAACCCCATCAGACACTCCTCCAAAACCCAGCAATAAAAGCGCACCGTTTTACCCCAAAAGAGGGCAGACCCTTGAGTTAGTATGCGACACATTGGCGTTTAAAGGGAAAGGTGTTTGCAAAGTTCCTGAAACTGGGTTTGTTCTTATGTGTGACCGTGCTCTTCCGGGTGAACGCTTCTTGGGCCGGGTTACCCGTAAAAGGGGTAGTTATGCGGAG GTGGCAAAATTAAAAACATTATCGCCCCACCAGGATGCCGTGGATGCTCCTTGTGAATATGCTTCATATTGTGGAGGCTGTAAGACTCAGAGTCTGTCGTACGAAGCCCAAATAAAATATAAAGAACAACAAGTTCGGGAGTTGATGATACATGTTGGGAAGTTTTCTGATGAACAACCTGATTGTCTCAGCATTATGAAGCCCATTGTTCCTTGTGCAAATCAGTTTCATTATAGAAACAAG ATGGAGTTCTCATTTAGCAATAGAAGATGGATACCTCAAGAACTTTGGGAAGAAGAGCAAGGTAGTGGGAACGAGTATGCCCTTGGACTTCATGCTCCTGGATTTTTTGACAAGGTTCTCAATGTTGACAAGTGCCTGTTACAAAGCGAACCTGGCAATGCG GTTCTCTTGGCAGTTCAAGATTGCTGGAGAGATGAGAGCTTAggcctttctccttacaatgtTCACTCCCATGCTGGATTTCTCAAGCATCTAGTGATAAGAACTGGCAG GGATGTCCAAACTGGTAAGCCTGAAATTATGGTCAATTTTGTTACTTCTGCGTACAAGCCGGAGCTATTACAGACTCTAGTTGAGAAAGTTTCAGCCATCACTGAAGTG GCCAGCATTGTGAACAACATAAATACCTCAGTTGGGAGCACTTCAATTGGGGAGGAGGaacatgtattgtatgggaaACCTATTATTGCAGAAGTATTGAGAGGGCTGACGTTTCAGATTTCAGCCAACTCATTCTTCCAGACAAATACACAGCAG GCGGAAGTTCTCTATGAATTAATTGAAGATGCTGCTAGTCTCAAAGGAGACGGCTCAGAGATTGTGCTGGATTTGTTTTGCGGAACAGGCACCATTGGTCTCACACTTGCCAGAAG AGCCAAGCATGTGTATGGCTATGAAGTAGTTGCTCAATCCATCGCAGATGCTCACCAAAATGCTGACCTGAATGGCATCTGTAATGCTACGTTTGTCCAAGGAGATCTTAATAAAATTGATGAGAACTTTGGAAAGAATTTCCCGAGGCCTGATGTAGTGATATCAG ATCCAAACCGTCCGGGAATGCACATGAAGTTGATCAAGTTTCTTTTAAAGTTGAAAGCCCCTCGAATTGTCTATGTTTCCTGCAATCCTGCCACATGCGCTCGTGACCTTGACTACCTGTGTCATGGCTCG GTGGAGCAAAATATAAAAGGATGCTACCAATTAAAGAGCATCCAACCTGTAGACATGTTCCCTCACACGCCACACATTGAGTGTGTTTGCTTGCTGGATCTCATTGACTAA